The following coding sequences lie in one Spinacia oleracea cultivar Varoflay chromosome 1, BTI_SOV_V1, whole genome shotgun sequence genomic window:
- the LOC130462726 gene encoding uncharacterized protein has protein sequence MNISTWNVRGLNDPIKVVEIKKFLASNNISVVALLETKVQEKNSFKIQKKIGVGWQWIMNYEHSPRGRIWIGWKHALVSVQLIQKTEFCVHCHVATKNGLFDALFSAVYGLHSVDTRRPMWREITAFSSTVNCPWLVMGDFNAVLLAADRVNGNAVTEGETKDFDSCMDAAGLAELKSCGSYYSWSNKGQGNLRICSRIDRAIANALWHSKFVDAVVDYLPPGISDHSPLVMSCNIHMGGGSRPFKFFNYMADHVLFLDVVKKGWDVSCPRGGAMFKVWTKLKAVKQGLKELHHKDFAKLDERIEGLRADLGQIQIQLASCPTDSNVQQSERDCSETLKKFLHIQESAYRQKARIQWLSRRF, from the coding sequence ATGAATATTAGTACCTGGAATGTGAGGGGATTGAATGATCCCATTAAAGTAGTTgaaataaaaaagtttttagCTAGTAATAACATTAGTGTTGTAGCTTTGTTAGAAACTAAAGTTCAGGAGAAgaatagttttaaaattcagAAGAAAATAGGGGTTGGGTGGCAGTGGATTATGAATTATGAGCACTCTCCTAGGGGAAGGATATGGATTGGTTGGAAGCATGCATTGGTGTCAGTTCAGCTTATCCAAAAAACTGAATTTTGTGTTCACTGTCATGTTGCTACTAAGAATGGATTGTTTGATGCTTTATTTTCAGCTGTGTATGGTTTGCACTCTGTTGATACTAGAAGACCAATGTGGAGAGAGATCACTGCTTTCAGTAGTACTGTTAATTGTCCTTGGCTTGTCATGGGGGATTTCAATGCAGTTTTATTAGCTGCTGATAGAGTAAATGGCAATGCAGTTACAGAAGGGGAAACTAAGGATTTTGATAGTTGTATGGATGCTGCAGGGTTGGCTGAGCTTAAGAGTTGTGGGAGTTACTATTCTTGGAGCAATAAGGGGCAAGGTAACTTGAGAATCTGTTCCAGAATAGATAGGGCCATTGCTAATGCTTTGTGGCATTCTAAGTTTGTTGATGCTGTGGTGGATTATTTGCCTCCAGGAATATCTGATCACTCACCTCTGGTTATGTCTTGCAATATTCATATGGGAGGGGGGAGTAGaccctttaaattttttaactATATGGCTGATCATGTTCTCTTCCTTGATGTAGTTAAAAAGGGATGGGATGTGTCCTGTCCAAGGGGTGGAGCCATGTTCAAGGTGTGGACTAAGCTGAAAGCAGTAAAGCAAGGATTGAAGGAGTTACATCATAAAGATTTTGCTAAGCTTGATGAGAGAATTGAGGGGTTAAGGGCTGATTTGGGTCAAATTCAGATCCAGTTAGCTTCTTGCCCTACTGATAGTAATGTGCAACAAAGTGAGAGGGATTGTAGTGAGACTCTTAAGAAGTTTTTGCATATTCAGGAGAGTGCATATAGACAGAAAGCAAGAATTCAGTGGTTGAGTAGGAGATTCTAA